The DNA window AAGGGTGAGCGCTGCTTTATTGTCGCCAGCGGCGATGAGGGCGCGAAGCTCGTCGGCCCACTCGCGCGCTCCGCTGTCGGGGGGAGCGAGGGGTGCTTCCCAGAGCGCCAGACCCGCGACGGGGAGGCCGCGTATCGCGGCGAGAAGCGAGATCGAACAGCCCGAGGAGTGACCGCAGAGCACAGCGGTCCCGCCCACGTGCTCGATCAGTGAGGAGAGCGCGGCGAGTTCCCGGTCGAGGGTGAACGGGCCATCCGCGACGCTCTCGCCGCGACCGGGCCGGTCGTAGACAACTGTGGTGCAGCCCTTCTGCGCCAGCAGCTCGGCAGTCTCGGTCGTCGTCGGGTCTATCTCGCGCCACGGTCCGGCGCCGGCGACGAAGATCACGGCGGGGCCCTCGCCGCGCAGGTCGAAAGCGACCCGATCGTTCAGGCTGGTGGTCACGACACTCGACACGATTACCTCGATCCTTCGGATGCCCTCACGGTAGACCCGGGGGAAAGCGGCGGCAACCCCCGGTGGAGCGTGCCTTCCGCCGGAAGTGACGCTTGTCTTGTCTGGTCGGGTTTCTCTAGCGTGGACACCGTGCAATCAGCAGTCTCTCCGTCATCATGGCGGTGCTGCCGAGCAGGCCGAACCGCTGACTCCGGAGGGGCGGCCGGTGGATTAAGGGCCCTCGATCATGGCGTCTACCTCTTTTTCCGCTCGCGGGCCAGAGGAGAGGTATTCGTCGACGGCAGACGCAATGGCGTCTAGCGTAGGAGAAAGCAGTGCGCCAGCCCGTTTTCGCCGCGGTGCAGAACCAGGTGCCGCGGTCGGGCCGGTCACGACGAGCAGTTTGAGGAGAATCACGATGAGTCCCAATGCCGGCGGCGCAAACTTCGGTGGTCCCAAAGAGAACGAAGGCACGAAAGGATATTCAGCAGACGACCGTCCACTCCGGGACGGACACAATCCCGAACCCGACCTCCCGGATCCGGAGGAGGCGTTCGAAGAGGCTGAGGAAACCGACGGCCTCTCCCTCGAGCCCGGTATCGACCCGGAGGACGCGTAGCCAGATCGCGGGACATTTCTGTCATGGATTTAGAGGTGTCGACCGCGCTCACAATTCCGGCCGGTGAACTCGGCTGGCGGTTTTCGCGTTCGTCAGGGCCCGGCGGGCAGCACGTCAACACCTCGGACAGTCGGGTCGAGCTCTCGTGGAACGTGGCCGACTCGACCGCTCTGACCGACGAGCAACGGGAGAGGCTCCTGACCCGCCTCCGCGGACGCCTCGTCGCTGGCGTGGTCACGGTTACAGCGTCTGAGCAGCGGTCGCAGCTCCGTAACCGTGAGATTGCGCTCCGTAAGCTCGCCGAACTCGTGAGTGCCGGCCTCGCGCCCGACGGCCCACGTCGGCGTCCGACGAAACCGACGCGCGGTTCGAACCATCGCCGCCTCGCGGCCAAGGAACGGCGCTCGACGACCAAGCAACACCGCCGGCGGCCACCCCTGGATTGAGCCGGTCGCTGAAGGCGGTGCCGGATGTTACTGCCCGATGTCGGTGCCGGATGTCAGTTCCGGCGCCACATCCAGGCGGTACTGTCCGGCCGCAGGACGGCATCCGTTTCACCGTCGGTACGGAACAGCACCGTCCCATCGGGGAGTGGCACCGGTTCATCGCCCATGGCAATCGCGACGGTCATGCCTCCCTCCCGGTCGCAGGTAACCAGCCCGTTGAATTCCGAGCGCCACGACACAGGCTCGTCGGGCGGGATCCTGCCGGTCCGCAGAAGGGACTCCCGGCACCGGATGGCCGCCCGCACCAGGGTGAGATTCGAGTGCGGGTCGGCCTCCTGTCGTTCGACCGACCAGGATCCCCACCCGGTCGGCGTCGGCAACCAGGCCGTCACGCCATCGTTCACCGTGAAGCCGTTGACTTTCTCCGGCGAGACGGTCCACGGCATCGGGATGCGCGCACCGTCACGTCCCGTGCCGCTGGAGACCCAGATGGGATCGACCCGCGCCGAGGGCGGAACGTCGACCTCGGGCAAGCCAAGCTCCTGGCCCTGGTACAGATACACGGCCCCGGGTAATCCGAGCAGGGCCACCACAGCAGCAGCTGCCCGCCTGGCGCCACGTTCACCGCCACCGAACCGGCTGGCCGTTCGCACGAGGTCGTGGTTCTCCAACGCCCAGCTCGGAGCAGATCCATGGGTTCGTCGCGCCCGCTCGAGGCGTTCGCCGACCGCAGCCCACTCGTCGCCGTTCCACTCGAGCCGCGCAAAGGCAAAAGCGAAGGCCTGGTGCAGTTCGTCCGGCCTGGTGTACCTGGCGGCCCGGTCGGGTTCCAGATTGACCTCGCCGACGAGCAGACGGGCGGGTTCGTACTGGTCGGCGATCCGCCGCCAGCGGCGATAGACCTCGTGAACCGGTTCCTGGTCGGTCACCAGCGGGTTCGAGCGCAGGCCATCCGCAACGGCCGGCACGTCCGGCGCGTCAGGCATCCCCTCAGCCTTGAACATGCCGTGGGCCACATCGATGCGGATGCCGTCGACCCCGCGATCGAACCAGAACCGGAGCACACCGTCGAAGTAGTCCGCCACGGCGGGGTTGCGCCAGTTCCAGTCGGGCTGGGCCGGGCTGAACAGGTGCAGGTACCACTGCCTGTCGGTGGCAGAGTCGGGCCAGACCCGATGCCAGGCCGGGCCGCCGAAGACACTCGTCCAGTTGTTGGGCGCTCGATCACCGACGCCGTCGGCGACGTGGAACATCGCGCGCTCGGGTGAACCCGGGCCCGCTGCTGCCGCGTTCTTGAACAGCGGATGCTGTACCGAGGCATGGTTCGGGACGATGTCGACCAACACCCGGAGACCCAGCGTGTGTGCCTCCGCGAGCAGGTCATCGACGTCGGCGAGGGTCCCGAAGAGCGGATCGACGTCGCAGTAATCGCTGACGTCGTACCCCTGGTCGACCTGCGGGGAGCGCTGGAACGGGGTGATCCAGATGCCATCCACGCCCAGCGAGGCGATGTACGGTAACCGCTCGCGGATGCCACGAAGGTCGCCGATCCCGTTTCCCGTTGAGTCAGCGAATGACCGGGGATAAACCTCGTAGATGACGGCGGTCCGCCACCAGTCGTCCGACGCGGCGGGCGGTTCATCAGTTCTGGCCATGCTGCTCTTCCGTATTCGTCTGCGCCGCGGGGTGGAGTGATCGCCCACCGTGCGGGTCAGGCAGAAGCGGCGCCCTCCCAAGGGGAAGGGCGCCGCTTCTGCCGTCGCGTTACTTCTTCTTGCCGTTGCCGGTATTCGTGACGCTGAGGACGTAGTCCGCATCGAGGAACATCAGGTCGCCGCTCGGCATGTTCGAGACGAGGGTCGCGAAGTCACGATCCTTGCCGTTGGCACACTTGGTGTTGAATCCGGACTGCGAGATGTTGTCACCCTCGAGCCGGTAGACGTAGTTGCCCGCGCCGTCGGTGATTTCGAACGGCGATACAACGCCGGGAGTCAGGTCACAGCTGGCGACGACCTGGACGGTCCAGTTGTTGTCCTGCAGCCCCGTCGTCTCGAACCACTCGCCCTCCGCACTCGTCACGGTCGCCGCAGCACCGTTGACCCGCACATCATCGACGAACCAGCCCGTGTCGAGGTAGGCCGCATCGGTTGAATAGCGGAAACGAACATCCGTCGCGCCGGCAGGCAGCTGCGCGGTGTAGTGCACGTACTCCGGGTCATCAACGAAGTAGGAGCCACCGGACGTGCCGGTGAGCCCGTTGCCCTCGGTGTTTCCACCGTGCGGGTCATCGTTGCTCGTGACAACCGTTCCGGCGTCGTTGACGAGCGGAACCGTGACCCAGTCAGAGCCAACGAGCGCCTCGACGAATCCGTAGTCCCAGCCCTCTTCGATGAAGTGCCAGGTCCAGAAGTCGAGCGACGTTGCCGTTGACGCCACGTCGACGTCCAGCACGTTCTCCGACTGGCTCACGTATCCCGCATACCAGTGGGTGTCTCCGGTGTGCGGCGCGATCTGTGTGCCGTCTTCACCGTCGAGGCCGACCGTGACGGTCGGGCCCGGGTTGCGGAATCGCTCAACCTGGAGACCGTATGGCAGTGCGGTCGGCGTCTGTCCGTTGGCGCGCTTGTCCCACTTGGACGACGGCTGAGCGCCCTGGTTGTTGCCGCGGCCGCCCCAGAACTGGTCGTCAGCGATGTCGATCGTCCAGTCGGTGTACGCGGAGTCGCCGAAGTCGACGGCCTTGATATCGAAGCGAGCGGATGCCTCATCATCGAGGTAGACCGCGACGGCCCAGTCCTGGAACAGTTCGTCAGCGGTGCGAAGGGCCGCGCCGGACTCGGCGTTGAACAGGTCGATCGCCGCCTGCACCCCGTCGATCCCGTCGCCCTGGTTCTCGAAGATCCGCTGGATCAGCAGGTCGCCGCCCGTGCCGTCATTCTGGAGATCGGGCGTGAAAGTGCCGTCCCCGTTTCCGCCGGCCTGCTCCCAGACGTACTGGAAGAACGTGTATGCGGCTCCGTAGTTCTCGAGCCCGCCGCCCCATCGGGTCAGAGACGTTTCAGCATAGAAAACCTGGTGATTCGACAGGTGCGAACCGCCAACGTCATATCCGTTGAGGAAAACGGCGAAGTCAGCGAGTCCCTCGTCGACCCACGAGAGTTCCCCGGGATCACTGTAGTTGTGTAGCAGGTGCTCGAGCTCGTGGGCGATGACCCCTTCGTAGAGCGTCGGCGAGTCATTCTCGGGGTCATCGTCGCGCCACTCGGAGTCGTTGGGTCCTACGCGGTTCGCCCAGTCGAATGCATCGATGACGATGACGTTCATCCCGACAGAGTCGATGAAGTCAGGCGCAAAGTACCCGGCGGTGTACGTGTCTTCCGCGCAGTCGTAGTAGTTGGCATCCTGAACGTTGTAGACGACCATCACGAGTGAATCGCTCGCGGGTTCATCGGGATCGGCCGCATCCATCGGGCCGAAGTGCTCTTCGTCGACGGCGACGATCTGGCTCGACAGTTCGTTGCCCATGTAGTCGATCTGTGCCTGGGTGAGCGCGTATTCGGATGCCGCGCGGTCGGTGCACGGAGCGAACTCGTCGTCGGGGTTGTGGTCGAACGCCGGATCGAGGCTCGCGACGCCCGTTGGCGCTGAGCCATCGAGCGGGGTCCCCGCTGGCACATAGATGTAGACGGGAGTGCCGTCGGGTGTTGCGCCGGCGTAGGCGCGTTCGAAGTCCTGGTCGTAGGTGCCGCCGGCTTCACTGTCGTTGATCGGCAGCGTGAGGCCGGGTTCCCCCGGCAGGTTTTCGTGATCGTCGGCAACGGCGGGAACCGCTGCCGTGGCAACAAGGGTGAAAGCTAACGCGCAGCCCAGTGAAACACCGAGTGCGCGGGCGCGAGGCTTGTGCACGGTTGTACCTCCAAAGAAGGGTCCAACCGTCGACGACTCGTAATCTCCGGCGACCGGACCGATGAGGGCAGGCGGATGCCTGTCGATTGCACATCAGTAGAGCATCAAACCGGCGCGAGGGGAATGGAATGATCGAGAAATGCAGTCGCGCTGGGAGGATGAGGTCTGCGTCACCTGTCCACGGTGCCCGTTGTGTACTCTGGGCCGATGGAGCCAGAGCAGATGGAGGCCAAGCCGCCGGAACCCGCGTCGGCGGGCGCCCCGGCTTCCCGCCTGCCACACGGCTGGGTACCGATCGGGGAACGGCAATGGAGCATCGTCTGGGTGGGGGCTTCCTCGCTCGTCGGAACGCTGATCATCTACCAAACGCTCTTCTTCATCACCCAGGTCGGTCGTTTGCTTGAGCTTCCGCTTCCCGTCGTTGCCATCGTCGCCGTCGGCGTCGTGACAACCGTCCTGGTTGTGATGACACTCGTGCACCGCTGGCGCTGGCCGCAGCCGGCCGTCAACCTGGATACCTCCGAGCTCCGATCAGGAACGAAGGTGGTGCCACTTGCCGCCGTCACCACTGCGTCGCTGGCCGTGGTGTCTGTGAGAAAGACTCGCGTGCTGGTCCTGCGTGTTACCGCCGACAAGGAGGCGCGGGCCGAGTTCGTGCTGCGGAACCGGAACAACCACACCCCCGACGCCGAAACGCTTGGCGTCCTCTCCGAAGCACTGCGGCGCACGAGCATCGCGATGCCGGTCTCGAAAGACGATCCAGACGGGCGCTTCGCGCGCTATAACTTCCCTGGCTTCCTCACGCGTGAGCAAGCGGTCGCTCTCGTACTTGACCCGCCGGAGAGCGACGAGCCGTTGCCAATCCTCATAGCGTGAGGGCCGCTGCCGTCAGAGTCCGAGCAGCAGGCTCGCGGCGATCCCGATCATGACAACGGCAATCAGCGCATCAAGAATCCGCCACGCTACGGGGCGGGCGAAGAGCGGCCGAAGGAGCCGGGATCCGAATCCCAGTGCGGTAAACCAGGCAACGCTGCCGAGAGCGGCGCCGAGGGCGAACCACCATCGGCCATCGCCGTAGGTCGCTCCGATCGACCCGAGCAGGACGACCGTGTCGAGATAGACATGCGGGTTGAGCCAGGTGAGCGCGAGCGCCGTGACAATCGCCGTCCGAAGGGAGGTTGGAGCACCCGCGGGGTTGGCGTCGAGGGCGCCGGGTCGAGCCGCCCGAATCGCGGAACGAACGCCGTACCAGGTGAGAAATGCCGCACCGCCGATGCGCACAACGACCAGAAGCACATCCGCGGCCTGGATCAGGGCGCCGAGGCCCCAGATGCCGAGTGCGATCAGAATGGCATCCGAGGCCGCGCAAATCGCAACGATCCATCCGACATGCTCGCGACGAAGACCCTGCCGGAGGACAAAAGCGTTCTGAGCGCCGATGGCGATGATGAGAGAGAGGCCAAGGCCGAGGCCGGCGAGGAGGGGTACAAGCACCTTCTCACGGTAGGGCGCTTCCTCTCACAAGGCCAGCTACATATTCTCGTGGCACATTAGAATCGCTAACTATGGACACTCTCCAACTGCAGGCGCTGGCGGCCGCCGTCGAAGGCGGCACCTTCGACGCGGCTGCGCGGACGCTCAGCGTCACGCCGTCGGCCATCAGCCAGCGCATTCGGGCGCTGGAGAACTCGGTTGGCGGAGTCCTCGTCCGGCGCACCAAACCGATCACCGTGACGCCCATGGGATCGACGTACCTCCGGCTCGCGCGGCAGATCGC is part of the Mycetocola zhujimingii genome and encodes:
- the arfB gene encoding alternative ribosome rescue aminoacyl-tRNA hydrolase ArfB, coding for MDLEVSTALTIPAGELGWRFSRSSGPGGQHVNTSDSRVELSWNVADSTALTDEQRERLLTRLRGRLVAGVVTVTASEQRSQLRNREIALRKLAELVSAGLAPDGPRRRPTKPTRGSNHRRLAAKERRSTTKQHRRRPPLD
- a CDS encoding alpha-amylase family glycosyl hydrolase, whose amino-acid sequence is MARTDEPPAASDDWWRTAVIYEVYPRSFADSTGNGIGDLRGIRERLPYIASLGVDGIWITPFQRSPQVDQGYDVSDYCDVDPLFGTLADVDDLLAEAHTLGLRVLVDIVPNHASVQHPLFKNAAAAGPGSPERAMFHVADGVGDRAPNNWTSVFGGPAWHRVWPDSATDRQWYLHLFSPAQPDWNWRNPAVADYFDGVLRFWFDRGVDGIRIDVAHGMFKAEGMPDAPDVPAVADGLRSNPLVTDQEPVHEVYRRWRRIADQYEPARLLVGEVNLEPDRAARYTRPDELHQAFAFAFARLEWNGDEWAAVGERLERARRTHGSAPSWALENHDLVRTASRFGGGERGARRAAAAVVALLGLPGAVYLYQGQELGLPEVDVPPSARVDPIWVSSGTGRDGARIPMPWTVSPEKVNGFTVNDGVTAWLPTPTGWGSWSVERQEADPHSNLTLVRAAIRCRESLLRTGRIPPDEPVSWRSEFNGLVTCDREGGMTVAIAMGDEPVPLPDGTVLFRTDGETDAVLRPDSTAWMWRRN
- a CDS encoding LysE/ArgO family amino acid transporter gives rise to the protein MLVPLLAGLGLGLSLIIAIGAQNAFVLRQGLRREHVGWIVAICAASDAILIALGIWGLGALIQAADVLLVVVRIGGAAFLTWYGVRSAIRAARPGALDANPAGAPTSLRTAIVTALALTWLNPHVYLDTVVLLGSIGATYGDGRWWFALGAALGSVAWFTALGFGSRLLRPLFARPVAWRILDALIAVVMIGIAASLLLGL
- a CDS encoding alpha/beta fold hydrolase, which gives rise to MSSVVTTSLNDRVAFDLRGEGPAVIFVAGAGPWREIDPTTTETAELLAQKGCTTVVYDRPGRGESVADGPFTLDRELAALSSLIEHVGGTAVLCGHSSGCSISLLAAIRGLPVAGLALWEAPLAPPDSGAREWADELRALIAAGDNKAALTLYMKDMPPEILEMVASIPAMVPQAPTLQPDADSLAWAESAPLSELLADIRIPVLTMVGTTSYDDVMVPAAEMITAAIPGATWKRMPGAEHSWEPGPMADELARFASQSAR